From one Anopheles cruzii chromosome 3, idAnoCruzAS_RS32_06, whole genome shotgun sequence genomic stretch:
- the LOC128272816 gene encoding UDP-glycosyltransferase UGT5-like, giving the protein MSIVGCPRMATSRWFATLLAALVVVSGYRPHAAEAYKVLGLFPHPGQSHFHFFEPILKGLAAAGHEVTVVSHFPDKSPPPNYVDVPLEGMTSLSDSVSFELFEYRPGFGHFMEFFMLYTWGKEACANALNSNAIRTVLESKVQYDLVLVEQFNSDCMLGVAYQLNAPYIGLSSCPLMPWHYERVGNPPIPSYVPALFMGYTERMDFTQRLANWITVQSFKALYSWFNDAAANKLLRERFGEGTVPDVRDLAQHTAMMFVNQHYSLSGPKPLSPAVLEVGGIHIQDFKPVDEELQKLLDGADHGVIYISWGSMIRAETLPPAKRDAILKALGRFKQRIIWKWENETLPNQPSNVYIRKWLPQREILCHPKVRVFMSHGGLLGSSEAAYCGVPVVATPMYGDQYNNAAALAHRGMGVVLAYEDITAEAVYDALRKMLEPVAMENAKRVAFSYRNRPMSPLETAVWWCEHVAATSGLALAQSASRELPWYAYHQFDVYIVTFTFLVLYHACWIWLFKRVCCRGVTGFSDEGKKKTS; this is encoded by the exons ATGTCCATCGTCGGTTGTCCCAGGATGGCTACGTCGCGTTGGTTCGCGACACTATTGGCGGCGCTGGTCGTAGTTTCCGGGTATCGGCCGCATGCCGCCGAAGCGTACAAAGTTCTCGGCTTATTTCCACACCCCGGCCAgagccatttccatttcttcgaGCCAATACTGAAAgggttggccgccgccgggcacgAGGTGACGGTCGTGAGCCATTTCCCCGACAAAAGCCCGCCCCCGAATTACGTGGACGTTCCGCTCGAGGGCATGACGTCGCTGTCGGATTCGGTTAGCTTTGAG CTTTTCGAGTACCGTCCCGGCTTTGGACACTTCATGGAGTTCTTTATGCTGTACACGTGGGGCAAAGAGGCTTGCGCGAACGCGCTGAATTCGAACGCCATCCGGACGGTCCTGGAATCGAAGGTTCAGTACGATCTCGTGCTGGTGGAGCAGTTCAACAGTGACTGCATGCTGGGCGTCGCCTATCAACTTAACGCTCCGTACATCGGTCTAAGCAGTTGCCCATTGATGCCTTGGCACTACGAACGCGTTGGCAACCCACCGATTCCGTCGTACGTTCCGGCCCTGTTCATGGGATATACCGAGCGGATGGACTTTACGCAACGGCTGGCCAACTGGATCACGGTGCAGTCGTTCAAGGCTTTGTACAGCTGGTTcaatgatgctgctgccaacAAGTTGCTCCGTGAGCGTTTCGGGGAAGGCACGGTGCCCGACGTTCGGGATCTGGCGCAGCATACGGCCATGATGTTCGTCAATCAGCACTACTCACTGAGCGGGCCGAAACCCCTAAGTCCGGCCGTGCTGGAGGTAGGTGGGATCCACATTCAGGACTTTAAGCCGGTGGACGAGGAACTACAAAAGCTGCTGGACGGTGCCGATCACGGTGTGATCTACATCAGCTGGGGATCAATGATCCGGGCCGAAACGCTGCCGCCCGCCAAACGTGACGCAATCCTGAAGGCCCTCGGAAGGTTTAAGCAGCGCATCATCTGGAAGTGGGAAAACGAGACCTTGCCCAACCAACCGTCGAACGTGTACATCCGGAAGTGGCTACCGCAGCGAGAGATTCTAT GTCATCCCAAGGTTCGCGTCTTCATGAGCCATGGTGGACTGCTAGGATCGTCGGAGGCTGCCTACTGCGGTGTCCCGGTAGTGGCCACCCCAATGTACGGTGATCAGTACAACAATGCTGCGGCGCTGGCCCACCGCGGTATGGGTGTAGTGTTGGCGTACGAAGACATTACCGCCGAAGCGGTGTACGACGCGCTGCGAAAGATGCTGGAACCGGTGGCCATGGAAAATGCCAAACGTGTTGCATTTTCGTACCGCAACCGACCGATGAGCCCTCTCGAAACGGCTGTTTGGTGGTGTGAGCATGTGGCGGCCACCAGTGGTCTGGCGTTGGCGCAATCGGCCTCCCGAGAGCTGCCGTGGTACGCGTACCATCAGTTCGACGTGTACATCGTGACGTTCACTTTTCTGGTGCTGTACCACGCGTGCTGGATCTGGCTGTTCAAGCGCGTGTGCTGCCGTGGCGTGACCGGCTTCAGTGACgaagggaagaagaaaaccagCTAA
- the LOC128275705 gene encoding transport and Golgi organization protein 1, protein MKRSANICFVHILCLGLVFTVFETSGKLCGDPECSTAISTAQVTIRYRGGAGQKVNVEQNEHLEILAKNVGKDESYWVRKSDGKEGLLAKYFVRETKILVGTADLIQVSDNAPQEPSAVHQTPPVDTVTATTPGPRPTLPLGQSTPTNDGSAANVPKAASLSEKVVPNLEVIPNASTADASVTESNDDNASNAEDDEGLDEEEADESEEDEDEEEEEEGEIPEVAASETPKDEPDATAKENEHTAKGEAGNSVTGGQATLDTVPEFVTQKISEQQESGEVETKENGSETESTTLHPVGSVSGEPMKPMGQNPPDEPLNKETVSEMKPANDTLEIPKVDGIELEPIQNATDSGEADASTETAPELELEQVQQANTLQLNDETVQQAPFDSDSENRTSEANSNGEETKATVNEEIASTSTAPELGDAETVNMSSEELTTPLPAVSNEAVEPPPTTVEPTSAQPTHPTRILSGGLGNLLANSHHHHHHHHNHLHHNHNHNDHVPQGGNEQPPSRDSNPRDTVTMETVGTTHLHFPGQGEMTPPETTAPHGGRLDSTIDNPTEGELPNEEAKGYCDSEIASCDTQKHRHTPPFADSVQRSNGGEGFMQPLEETVQGEPSEGAFKQSPVEDGSSPAQSSTQEAQEPMEDYVEAFLREAIKLSDLILMLAFTSFTLVVFLLGHYVIKKNRREKPLIYKLNMVERDLMTAHKETALLRAELHDTKYKLTSIENNSFGSNDMVIALKADLEAAEATKQDLQDQIAGLEKELENAAEAGLELNKMVAELLNQNGSDSIALSVEELQRQLNEQQQTILSMNASLAEKSRENSELQIAIAQQTVKSTERIDELERQGKELAERRGQLEVEAGQLKSELQHKLDGLRKENGAELERLTKELKFAQSKADETRKTLAASEAKCDALEQCLKEVKSPDGHVGNAAGLIDMVELKAKIALLTSEKASLQDKLQGETIARQLVEDHMKMVNEEISSLKRDFGKAEKDKLEAETRLEVLSSYFKEKETQLQKELSVKEAMWMKQQGETTSTVEKIRHMQDETQQLKSQNDKLRAEIEAQAAAHKAQYTTLETRSHDAWLATRQAERRAEEARSESSALRRKLTALGDVSASSDGMISLPNASITQTDLGLTAPSPIRVESPNAPPPMMGVLPPPPFMPPFMPGPPPPFMPPFMPPPHGPGEMRPPPLGRLMSPPPNRYSPNSIIDARDRYSPDRGRYSPDSRYDYSVMSTYETENDFSPPPSPPHHSRHSNYDREWDRDRGGRDRDQSFKERDRDRGSDRDRIDRDRDGRASGNGGYARGFTPTRMRTSPPIQDPRNKKYAGGFSSGSQDSLGTRKSSGKYKGGTKANA, encoded by the exons ATGAAACGATCGGCTAACATTTGTTTTGTACATATTCTTTGTTTGGGATTAGTGTTTACAGTGTTCGAAACTAGTGGTAAACTATGTGGTGATCCAGAATGCAGCA CTGCTATTTCAACTGCACAGGTCACGATTCGCTATCGGGGTGGCGCTGGCCAAAAAGTTAACGTTGAACAAAACGAACATCTGGAAATTTTAGCCAAGAACGTTGGAAAAGATGAGTCCTACTGGGTACGCAAATCGGACGGGAAAGAAGGACTCCTGGCCAAGTATTTCGTTAGGGAAACAAAGATTCTGGTAGGCACCGCCGATCTGATACAGGTTAGCGATAACGCGCCACAGGAACCCAGCGCCGTTCATCAAACGCCTCCGGTGGATACCGTTACGGCAACCACGCCCGGGCCAAGACCTACACTTCCGCTGGGTCAAAGTACACCGACAAACGATGGCAGTGCGGCGAATGTTCCTAAAGCGGCTAGTTTGTCGGAAAAAGTGGTACCCAATTTAGAAGTTATTCCCAATGCATCGACTGCAGACGCTTCCGTGACGGAATCGAACGACGATAACGCTTCCAACGCTGAGGATGATGAAGGTTTGGATGAAGAAGAAGCTGATGAGAGCgaagaggacgaggacgaggaggaagaggaagaaggcGAAATTCCCGAAGTAGCTGCAAGCGAAACACCAAAGGACGAACCGGATGCCacagcgaaagaaaacgaacacaCCGCCAAGGGTGAAGCAGGCAACTCGGTCACAGGCGGTCAGGCAACACTGGATACCGTTCCGGAGTTTGTGACCCAGAAAATAAGCGAGCAACAAGAAAGTGGTGAGGTGGAAACAAAAGAGAACGGTTCCGAAACGGAATCAACCACACTGCACCCTGTCGGTTCGGTGTCCGGAGAACCTATGAAGCCCATGGGGCAAAATCCTCCAGATGAGCCTCTCAACAAGGAGACGGTGAGCGAAATGAAACCGGCCAACGACACACTTGAAATTCCAAAGGTGGATGGAATAGAATTGGAACCGATACAAAACGCCACTGACTCTGGTGAAGCTGATGCGTCCACTGAAACTGCACCAGAATTAGAACTGGAGCAGGTTCAGCAAGCAAATACATTGCAATTGAATGATGAAACTGTTCAGCAAGCGCCATTCGACTCCGACAGTGAAAACCGAACATCAGAAGCCAACTCCAACGGCGAGGAGACAAAAGCCACGGTCAACGAAGAGATTGCTTCAACATCTACAGCCCCCGAGCTGGGTGACGCGGAAACGGTCAACATGTCAAGTGAGGAACTAACTACGCCTCTTCCCGCAGTTAGTAATGAAGCAGTAGAGCCACCACCTACCACAGTCGAACCAACGTCAGCTCAGCCTACTCATCCTACTCGCATCCTTAGCGGTGGATTGGGTAACTTACTCGCTAacagccatcatcatcatcaccatcatcataaCCATCTGCATCACAATCACAACCACAACGATCACGTGCCGCAGGGAGGCAATGAGCAACCGCCCTCTCGGGATAGTAACCCAAGAGACACCGTTACCATGGAAACGGTTGGCACTACACATCTTCATTTCCCGGGTCAGGGAGAGATGACGCCGCCGGAgaccaccgcaccacacgGCGGCCGGCTGGATTCTACAATTGACAATCCGACCGAAGGCGAACTACCAAACGAAGAAG CGAAAGGATATTGTGACAGTGAAATTGCAAGCTGTGATACGCAAAAACATCGCCATacgccaccgttcgccgacTCGGTGCAGCGCTCGAACGGCGGAGAAGGATTTATGCAGCCTCTGGAAGAAACCGTTCAGGGCGAACCTAGTGAAGGCGCATTCAAGCAGTCCCCGGTCGAGGATGGCAGCAGCCCGGCACAAAGTAGCACCCAAGAGGCACAAGAGCCGATGGAAGATTATGTGGAAGCCTTTTTACGCGAGGCCATCAAGCTAAGCGATCTCATTCTGATGCTGGCGTTCACTTCCTTCACGCTGGTAGTGTTTTTGCTTGGGCACTATGTAATAAAGAAAAACCGACGGGAAAAGCCACTGATATACAAACTAAACATGGTTGAGCGCGATCTGATGACGGCGCACAAGGAAACGGCGCTGCTCCGGGCGGAACTGCACGACACAAAGTACAAGCTGACCAGCATCGAAAACAATTCGTTCGGTTCAAACGATATGGTGATTGCGCTGAAGGCCGACCTCGAGGCGGCCGAAGCGACCAAACAGGATCTGCAGGATCAGATTGCGGGGCTAGAGAAGGAGCTGGAAAATGCGGCCGAGGCGGGACTGGAGCTGAACAAGATGGTGGCCGAACTGTTGAATCAAAACGGTAGCGATTCGATTGCGCTCAGTGTGGAGGAGCTGCAGCGCCAGCTGAacgaacagcagcaaacgATACTGTCCATGAACGCGTCGCTGGCGGAGAAGAGCCGGGAAAACAGTGAACTGCAGATTGCGATTGCGCAGCAAACGGTGAAATCCACCGAGCGCATCGATGAGCTGGAGCGACAGGGAAAGGAACTGGCCGAGCGTCGCGGTCAACTGGAGGTGGAAGCTGGACAGCTAAAGTCTGAACTTCAGCACAAGCTGGACGGACTGCGGAAAGAAAACGGAGCAGAGCTCGAACGGTTAACAAAAGAACTGAAGTTCGCGCAGAGTAAGGCGGACGAGACCCGCAAGACGCTGGCAGCATCGGAAGCGAAGTGTGATGCTTTGGAGCAATGCCTAAAAGAAGTCAAATCGCCAGACGGGCATGTTGGTAACGCGGCGGGGTTAATCGACATGGTGGAACTGAAGGCTAAAATTGCTCTACTAACGAGTGAAAAGGCATCCTTACAAGACAAGCTGCAGGGCGAAACG ATTGCGCGTCAGCTGGTGGAAGATCACATGAAAATGGTGAATGAGGAAATATCCAGTCTTAAGCGAGACTTCGGAAAGGCGGAAAAAGATAAACTAGAAGCAGAAACCAGGCTTGAGGTGCTGTCGTCGTACTTCAAGGAAAAGGAAACTCAGTTGCAAAA AGAGCTCAGCGTAAAGGAAGCGATGTGGATGAAACAGCAGGGCGAAACGACCAGTACGGTGGAAAAAATCCGTCACATGCAAGATGAAACGCAACAGCTCAA ATCGCAGAACGACAAGCTCCGGGCAGAAATTGAGGCACAAGCAGCGGCTCATAAGGCACAATATACTACGCTTGAAACGCGTTCACACGATGCTTGGCTTGCCACACGCCAAGCGGAACGGAGAGCGGAAGAAGCGCGCAGTGAATCGAGTGCCCTCAGGCGTAAGCTGACCGCCTTGGGTGATGTTTCCGCTTCCAGTG ATGGTATGATAAGTTTGCCAAACGCATCCATCACGCAAACCGACCTCGGGTTGACGGCTCCCTCGCCGATAAGAGTCGAGTCGCCGAACGCACCGCCACCAATGATGGGTGTCTTACCGCCGCCTCCGTTTATGCCTCCGTTTATGCCTGGACCTCCGCCACCATTCATGCCACCGTTTATGCCGCCTCCTCACGGACCTGGCGAAATGCGGCCCCCACCACTGGGACGTCTGATGTCACCACCACCCAATCGGTACTCACCAAACAGCATAATCGATGCCCGGGATCGTTACAGTCCCGACCGGGGAAGATACTCGCCGGACAGTCGGTACGATTATTCGGTTATGTCGACgtacgaaaccgaaaacgacTTCAGTcctccaccgtcgccgccgcaccATTCGCGGCACTCGAACTACGATCGCGAGTGGGATCGCGACCGAGGCGGCCGTGATCGAGACCAAAGCTTCAAGGAACgcgatcgggatcggggtagcgatcgcgatcggatcgatcgtgatcgagaTGGACGCGCTAGTGGAAATGGAGGCTACGCGAGAGGGTTCACACCGACCCGAATGCGCACTTCGCCTCCGATACAGGATCCTAGGAACAAAAAATATGCAG GAGGTTTCAGTTCCGGGTCACAGGATTCGCTTGGAACACGCAAAAGTTCGGGCAAATATAAAGGAGGAACAAAGGCAAATGCGTAA
- the LOC128274700 gene encoding xanthine dehydrogenase: MDTTCGEKETVELADLFDSKEPLTFFVNGKKVVDSNPDPDCTLLVYLRENLRLCGTKLGCAEGGCGACTVMVSKIDRSTGNLLHLAVNACLTPVCAVHGMAVTTVEGIGSTRTRLHPVQERIAKAHGSQCGFCTPGIVMSMYALLRSSPVPTMHQLEVAFQGNLCRCTGYRPILEGYKTFTKEGLCAMGENCCRNNGAVNGNGCGDRTDHVLFETSEFTPYDPSQEPIFPPELKLSDTLDRKSLVFRTARTAWYRPTELDELLELKKQHPNTKIIVGNTEVGVEVKFKHFEYPFLANPIQIKELTVIESSERGVRVGSAVTLMEMQAALQREIETGPEPTTRLFTAVVDMLHWFAGKQIRNVASVGGNIMTGSPISDLIPIFSAAAVELEVASVDGGFRKVRMGEGFFVGYRKNVIQPQEVLVSMFIPRTTENQHFIAHKQAKRRDDDIAIVNGAFNVRFLPGTDVVDEIRLAYGGMAPTAVLATQTGAALKGLRWDGRLVERCNDLLVKELPLSLTAPGGMILYRRSLTLSLFFKAYLAIARALDNSAIMGRASLPERERSGADTFHTPVLKSAQLFEKVSSDQPTTDPIHRPQVHASAYKQVTGEAIYCDDIPRFANELYLAFVYSSKAHANILSIDPTEALREPGVHGFFCADDLTDEQNQTGPVFHDEFVFAKHTVTTQGQILGAIAADNQTIAQRAARKVKVAYEELQPVIITIEDAIARESFYPGVQRSIARGEDIDQALAKADIVVKGDCRLGGQEHFYLETQACLAIPKDCDEIEVISSTQHPTEVQMHVAHALGIPASKVVSRVKRLGGGFGGKESRAALVAIPVALAAYRLGRPVRCMFDRDEDMGISGTRHPFYFRYKVGVNRNGRLVAADVRAYNNGGHSMDLSFAVLERSLFHISNAYRIPNLRVQGWVCKTNLPSNTAFRGFGGPQGMLAAETMLRHVARTLQRDYIELIELNLFNDGDTTHYNQVIEGCNVRRCWSELLESSDFHKRREAVEQYNREHRWRKRGIHIVPTMFGIAFTVLHLNQSGALIHVYQDGTVLLTHGGTEMGQGLHTKMIQVAATTLGIPFDRIHISETSTDKVPNTSATAASAGSDLNGMAVLNASQIIVERLAPFRKQYPDKDWNFWVSKAYFSRVSLSAAGFYATPELGYDFGTNRGKAFNYHTYAAACSEVEIDCLTGDHQVLRTDIVMDLGSSLNPAIDIGQIEGGFTQGYGLFTLEEMVYSPKGQVYSRGPGMYKLPGFADIPGEFNVSLLTGAPNPRAVYSSKAVGEPPLFLASSVFFALRDAVTAARKEENLGQEFTWISPATSARIRMACQDKITECFHEQATEAEHVVPWNVMP; encoded by the exons ATGGATACTACGTGCGGGGAGAAGGAAACGGTGGAGCTGGCGGATTTGTTCGACTCGAAAGAACCACTTACATTTTTCGTAAACGGCAAAAAG GTCGTTGATAGCAACCCCGATCCCGATTGCACGCTGTTGGTATATTTGCGAGAGAACCTACGGCTCTGCGGTACGAAGCTCGGGTGTGCCGAAGGAGGATGTGGAGCCTGTACGGTGATGGTATCGAAGATAGACCGTAGTACCGGTAATCTGCTCCACCTGGCGGTAAATGCGTGCCTGACGCCAGTTTGTGCCGTCCATGGTATGGCCGTTACAACGGTGGAAGGTATCGGAAGCACCCGGACGCGCCTGCATCCGGTGCAGGAGCGGATTGCAAAGGCACACGGCTCGCAGTGTGGATTCTGCACGCCCGGCATCGTGATGTCCATGTACGCGTTGCTCCGCAGTTCACCGGTTCCAACTATGCACCAGCTAGAGGTGGCCTTCCAGGGAAACCTGTGCCGCTGCACGGGCTACCGGCCAATTTTGGAAGGATACAAAACGTTCACGAAGGAAGGTTTGTGCGCGATGGGGGAAAACTGTTGCCGCAACAATGGTGCGGTCAATGGAAATGGCTGCGGAGATCGGACGGATCATGTGCTGTTCGAGACGAGCGAGTTTACGCCGTACGATCCGTCTCAGGAACCCATTTTCCCCCCGGAACTGAAGCTATCGGACACGCTGGATCGAAAATCGTTGGTCTTCCGAACGGCTCGGACGGCCTGGTATCGTCCGACGGAACTCGATGAGCTGCTCGAACTGAAGAAACAGCACCCGAACACGAAGATCATCGTCGGCAACACGGAGGTTGGTGTGGAGGTCAAGTTTAAACACTTTGAGTATCCCTTTCTAGCCAATCCGATTCAAATCAAAGAGCTAACGGTAATAGAGAGCAGCGAACGGGGCGTAAGAGTTGGGTCCGCTGTGACGCTGATGGAAATGCAGGCTGCGCTGCAAAGGGAAATCGAAACCGGTCCCGAGCCGACAACTCGGCTGTTTACGGCCGTCGTGGACATGCTGCATTGGTTTGCGGGCAAGCAGATTCGCAACGtggcgtcggtcggtggcaacATTATGACGGGCAGCCCCATCTCGGACCTGATCCCCATATTCAGTGCGGCCGCCGTGGAACTGGAAGTGGCGAGCGTCGACGGAGGCTTTCGGAAGGTTCGAATGGGAGAGGGTTTCTTCGTTGGCTACCGGAAGAACGTGATCCAACCGCAGGAAGTGCTCGTTTCGATGTTTATTCCACGCACCACCGAAAACCAACACTTTATCGCCCACAAGCAGGCCAAACGGAGGGACGATGATATTGCGATCGTTAACGGTGCTTTCAATGTTCGCTTCCTGCCGGGAACCGACGTAGTCGATGAAATTCGGCTTGCTTACGGCGGCATGGCCCCAACGGCGGTGCTGGCCACGCAGACCGGGGCCGCTCTCAAGGGACTTCGCTGGGATGGGCGGCTAGTGGAGCGCTGTAATGATCTGCTGGTCAAGGAGCTTCCGCTCAGTCTGACCGCACCGGGAGGAATGATCCTCTACCGGCGATCGCTAACGCTTAGCCTGTTCTTTAAAGCATACTTGGCCATCGCCCGCGCACTGGACAACAGTGCCATCATGGGGCGTGCATCTCTTCCGGAGCGCGAAAGAAGCGGTGCCGATACGTTCCACACGCCCGTGCTAAAGAGCGCCCAGCTGTTCGAGAAGGTTTCGTCCGAtcaaccgaccaccgatccgatccatcGTCCACAGGTGCACGCGTCGGCGTACAAGCAGGTCACGGGTGAAGCAATCTACTGTGACGATATTCCGCGGTTCGCGAACGAACTGTACCTGGCGTTCGTGTACAGCAGCAAGGCACACGCCAACATTCTATCGATCGATCCCACGGAAGCGCTGCGAGAACCCGGGGTGCACGGGTTTTTCTGTGCAGATGATCTGACCgacgaacaaaaccaaacggGCCCGGTATTCCACGATGAGTTCGTTTTCGCGAAGCACACCGTTACGACGCAGGGCCAAATACTGGGGGCCATTGCGGCCGACAACCAGACGATCGCGCAACGGGCCGCTCGGAAAGTGAAGGTAGCGTACGAGGAGCTTCAGCCAGTTATCATCACGATCGAGGATGCGATCGCTCGCGAATCATTCTACCCGGGCGTTCAGCGATCAATCGCCAGGGGCGAAGATATCGATCAAGCGCTGGCCAAAGCCGACATTGTCGTTAAGGGCGACTGCCGCCTGGGAGGGCAGGAACATTTCTACTTAGAAACACAAGCATGTCTGGCCATTCCGAAGGATTGTGATGAGATAGAGGTGATCAGCAGTACCCAGCACCCGACCGAGGTTCAGATGCACGTCGCGCACGCCCTGGGCATTCCGGCGTCGAAGGTGGTGTCGCGTGTCAAACGGCTTGGCGGTGGATTCGGTGGAAAGGAATCGAGGGCGGCCCTCGTGGCCATACCGGTAGCCTTGGCGGCCTATCGGCTCGGAAGACCGGTGCGCTGCATGTTCGATCGGGATGAGGACATGGGCATTTCGGGAACTCGCCATCCATTCTACTTCCGCTACAAAGTCGGTGTTAACAGAAACGGCCGACTGGTTGCTGCCGATGTGCGTGCCTATAACAATGGTGGCCATTCGATGGATCTGTCGTTTGCCGTACTGGAACGATCGCTGTTCCACATCTCAAACGCGTACCGTATACCGAATCTTCGGGTTCAGGGATGGGTTTGCAAAACGAACCTTCCGTCCAACACGGCCTTCCGTGGCTTCGGTGGACCTCAGGGTATGTTGGCGGCCGAAACCATGTTGCGGCATGTAGCACGCACGCTGCAGCGTGATTACATTGAACTGATCGAGCTGAATCTATTCAACGACGGCGATACGACGCATTACAACCAGGTCATCGAGGGCTGCAACGTGCGACGGTGCTGGAGCGAGCTGCTCGAATCGTCCGACTTCCACAAACGGCGCGAAGCCGTGGAACAGTACAATCGGGAGCATCGTTGGCGTAAGCGAGGGATTCACATCGTTCCGACCATGTTTGGAATTGCGTTCACCGTGCTGCATCTCAATCAGAGTGGGGCACTCATTCACGTCTATCAGGACGGCACGGTCCTGTTGACGCACGGTGGCACTGAGATGGGTCAGGGGTTGCACACGAAAATGATCCAGGTGGCGGCAACCACCCTGGGAATCCCGTTCGATCGCATCCACATCTCGGAAACTTCCACCGACAAGGTACCGAACAcgtcggccacggccgccaGTGCTGGGTCGGATCTGAACGGGATGGCCGTGCTGAATGCGTCGCAAATAATAGTTGAACGGTTGGCACCGTTCCGTAAGCAGTACCCGGACAAGGACTGGAACTTTTGGGTCAGTAAGGCTTACTTTAGCCGCGTGTCGCTGTCTGCCGCCGGATTCTATGCCACCCCAGAGCTGGGGTATGATTTCGGAACGAATCGCGGAAAAGCATTCAACTACCACACGTACGCAGCGGCCTGTTCCGAGGTGGAAATCGATTGTCTCACCGGCGACCATCAGGTGCTGCGAACGGACATTGTAATGGACTTGGGGTCCAGTCTTAACCCGGCCATCGATATCGGACAAATTGAGGGCGGATTCACGCAGGGATATGGTTTATTTACACTCGAGGAGATGGTTTACTCGCCGAAGGGACAAGTGTATTCGCGTGGCCCCGGCATGTACAAGCTGCCCGGGTTTGCCGATATTCCCGGCGAGTTTAATGTATCGCTGCTAACGGGAGCACCCAATCCGCGGGCGGTCTATTCGTCGAAGGCTGTCGGTGAGCCGCCACTGTTTCTTGCATCCTCcgttttctttgccctccGGGACGCGGTTACTGCTGCgaggaaagaagaaaacttGGGACAAGAGTTCACATGGATTTCCCCGGCAACATCGGCTCGCATTCGCATGGCCTGCCAAGACAAAATCACCGAATGTTTCCACGAGCAAGCAACCGAAGCAGAGCACGTTGTACCGTGGAATGTAATGCCTTAG